AGTCGGATGCTGGCATATGCCTTGATATATACCGCTGGGGTACATAAACTCGAGGAATGAAATCTGTACCCCGGAGGCAGGCAATGACCCAGACCGCAAAACTCTTCACGAATGGCCGCAGTCAGGCCGTGCGCCTGCCCGCTGCGTTCCGGTTCGACACCAAGGAAGTCTTCATCCGGCGCGATCCCGTGAGCGGTGACGTGATCCTGTCTCGCAAGCCGACCACGTGGGATGGCTTCTTCGCCGCAGTGCAGGCGACGGATGTGCCTGAGGATTTTCTCAGCGAAGCGGAGCGCGCCCAAGGCAGCCAGTCGCCTCGGGATCCGCTGGATGGGCTGCCGGCGTGACGACGGTTTCCCGCTACATGCTGGACACCAGCACGGTCAGCCATCTGCTGAGGAGACACCCGGCAGTCACGCAGCGGCTGGTGGCGGCGCCGATCACGGCCTTGTGCATCTCCGCGATCACGCAGGGCGAACTGCTTTTCGGTCTTGCCAGGCGCCCGGACGCCAGGGCACTCCACGATGCGGTGTGGCAGTTCCTGCGCCGGGTCGACGTGCTGCCGTGGGACGCAGCGACATCGGAGGGCTATGGACGCGCCCGGGCCGCAAGCGAGGGTCAGGGCCGGGTGCTTGCATCCATGGACCTCCTCATCGGCACGCATGCATTGAGCATCGGCGCCGTCCTGGTGACGAGTGATCGTGCGTTTGCGCAGTTGCCCGGGCTGTCGATCGAGGATTGGACGGAACAAGCGCGATAAGCAGCGTGAAGCGCTCTGGCGTGCGGTGTCAGGAGAACCTTCTTGCAGCACGGTGGCTGGACACATACACTTCCACATATACTTTGTCTGGAGTGTGCCGTGGCGCAAGTCACCCTGTACCTCGACGACGAAACCGACGCATTGCTGGCCCGTGCAGCCTCGGCCTCGGGCCTGTCCAGAAGCCGCTGGGTCGCCCAGGCGATCCGCAGTCACGCAGGCGACGCCTGGCCGGATGCATGCCGGCAGCTGGCCGGTGCGTTCCCCGACTTCCCGCTTCAGGATCGCGGCCCGGATACGCAACTTCCGCCGGACGTTCCGCGAATCGGTTTCTGAGTGTTCGCGCTCGATACCAACACCATCAGCTACTACTTCCGGGGCGATCCGCAGGTCGTGCCCCGGATGCACGCATTGCCTCCGGCGCGGATCGGTGTTCCCAGTGTGGTCGTCTACGAACTGCGCTACGGCCTGATGCGGCTTGCGCCGGCAGCGGCACAGTCCCGTCTCGAGGCGCTGGACACCTTCCTGGCGGCCCTTCAGGTGCTCGATTTCGACGAAGCGTGCGCTCAGGTCGCGGCGACCTTGCGTGCGCGTCTCGAGGCGACGGGACAGCCCATCGGCCCGCACGATCTGCTCATCGCAGCCACCGCGCTGCGCCACGGTGCTGCACTGGTCACGCGCAACGTGGCAGAGTTCTCGAGGGTGCCGGGGCTGGAGGTGGTGAACTGGCACGACGGTTCGGCCTTGTGATCGTTCGTCCTCGATCGCACGAACGAGCGACGCGGACTCCGTGAGAATCTGGCACATCTCCTGCTGAAGGTTTGAAGGCTGACTCGCGCCTTCAGCGGCTCGGGTCTCTTTTCCTGCAAATCTTCCGGAGACTCCATGAAGCGTCGTGATCTGCTCGCCGCCGGCGCGGCATCGCTCATCGCCCCCTGGGCGAATGCCCAATCGCAGGCCTGGCCCACGCGCGGCCCGATCCGGCTGATCTGCCAGTTTCCGCCTGGCGGCCTCGTCGACACCGTCGCGCGGCTGATCGCGCCGCACCTGCAGCAGGCCCTGTCGCAGACCGTGCTGGTCGAGAACCGGCCCGGCGCGGGCGGCCTGGTCGGCACCGATTTCGCCGCGCGCCAGAACCCGGACGGCTACTCGCTGCTGGTGAGCCATGCATCGGTGCATGTCTATGCGACCGCCACGCGCAACAAGATGCCGTTCGACGCGATCGCCGACTTCACCCACATGGCGATGCTGGTCGAGGCGCCGATGGTGCTGCTGGTGCGCCCGCAGTCGCCGTTCAAGACGCTTGCCGACTACGTCGCGGCGGCCCGGGTGAAGCCGGTGCGCTACGGCTCTTCGGGCATCGGTTCGGCGAACCACCTGTTCGGCGAGATGCTGAAGATCGAAGGCAATGCACCCATGCACGACCATGTGCCCTACCAGGGCAGTGCGCCGGCGCTGGCTGAGCTCCTGGGCGGACAGATCGACAGCGTGCTCGATCCGATCACGACCAACGTCGACCAGCTCAAGGGCGGCTCGCTGCGCGCGCTGGCCGTGTCCACGCCCGCGCGGCTGCCCGGCCTGCCCGACATCCCGACCTTCGCCGAGGCGGGCTTCCCCTCGCTCACCGGTTCGCAGTGGCTGGGCCTGTCCGCGCCGAAGGGCCTGCCGGCACCGATCGCGCAGCGGCTCACCACGCTGATGCCCGAGATCCTCGCCCGTCCGGACATCATGAAGCGGCTGGACGACCTGCAGACCCTGCCGCGGAAGGCCCCTGTGACCGGGGCGGAGTTCAACAAGCTGATCGAGTCGCAGATCACCACCTGGACCGCAGTGGCGCGGCGGGCGAAGGTGGAAGTGATCGGCTGATCGGGCGGGGGCGCTCGGGGGTCGTGGTCAGTTCGCCTTGATGCCGGCGGCCTTCACCACACGACCCCACTTCTCCATGTCGGCGGCCATGTAGGCGCCGAACTGGGCAGGAGTCATCCGCAGCACCGTCGCCCCGTCGTTGTCGAGCTGCTTCCGGATGTCTGGGAGTTCCTGCACTGCGGAGACTTCCCGGTGCAGGCGCTCGACGATGGCCGCCGGGGTGCCGGCAGGCGCGAGCAGCCCGAACCAGTTCACCGTTTCGTAGTCCGGGACGCCGGCTTCCGCGATCGGGGGCACTTCCGGCAGGATCGGGTTGCGTTGCAGGGATGCCACCCCCAGCGCACGCAGCCGGCCGGCCCGTACGTGCGGCACGGTGGCGAGCAGGCCGCCGAAGGTGAGGTTCGCATGCCCCGCGACGACATCGACGGTCGCTGCGCCTGCACCTTTATAGGGCACGTGCAGCATGTCCACCTTCGCGGTGTAGTTGAACAGCTCGGCCGCGAGGTGGCTGACGCTGCCCACGCCCGCCGATGCGTACTGCAGCTTGCCCGGATTCTTCCTGGCGAGGGCGAGCAGCTCCGCTACCGACCGGGCGGGTACGCCGGGATGCACCACCAGCACGACCGGGCTGCCCGCCACGATGGCCACCGGCGCGAACGACCGGATCGGGTCGAAACGGCCCTTGAGGTCGTACAGCCACGGGCTCACCACGTGGGCCAGCGAGGCCACCAGTAGCGTATAGCCGTCGCGCGCGGCATTGGCGGCCAGTTCGGTACCGATGATGCCGCCGGCACCGGCGCGGTTGTCGACGACCATCTGCGTGCCGAGGCGTTCGCTCATCGCCATCGCGACGATGCGCCCGGTGACATCGCTGCCGCCGCCCGGCGGAAACGGGATGATCAGCCGGATGGGCTTGGCCGGATAGGCCTGCGCCACGGCCGCGGCCGTGGATGCAAGCGCAACTGCACCGAGCGTCGCGGCAATCAGCAGGGCGCGGGGCGCCATGCTCAGGCGTCCGGCCACACCGAACGTGCGGTCTCGACCAGCAGGCGCAGCTTGGCGAACTGCTGGTCGGCCGTCATCACGGTGTTGCCGACGTTGCCGGAGAAGCCGCACTGCGGGCTCAGGCACAGCCGGTCCAGCGAGACGAAGGCCGAGGCCTCCTGGATGCGCGCGCGCAGCATCTCCGGCTGCTCGAGGTCAGGCGACTTGGTCGTTACCAGGCCGAGTGCCACGGTCTTGTCCTCGGGCATGTACTTGAGCGCGTCGATCGGGCCCGCGCGCGGGCTGTCGAACTCGAGGAAGTAGAAGCGCGCATCGAGCCGCCGGAACAGCTGGTCGGCCATGAACTCGTAGCCGGCATCGGCCTGCCAGAAGCCGAGGCGGTTGCCGCGGCAGACATGGATGCCGACGGTCATGCCCGCTGGTGCGGTGGCGATCACCGCGTTGATCACCTCGACATAGGTCTCGACCAGCTTGCGCCAGTCTTCGCCGCGCCGTTCCAGAACGGCCCGTATCTCAGGGTCGCCGAACTTCACCAGCGAGGTCTCGTCGATCTGCAGATAGGTGCAGCCGGCGGCATGCAGCGCGGCGAACTCCTGGCGGTAGACCTCGATCACGTCGGCCCAGAAGCCGTCGAGCGAGCTGTAGGCATCGCGCAGGATGGCATCGTTGCCGCCCATGAAGTGCAGCACGATCGGCGAGGGCACCGTCATCTTCGGCGTGCACTGCGTGATCGAGCGCACGAACGCGAGGTGTTCGGCGAAGATCGGACCGGTCCAGCGCAGCGGCTTGTGGATGACGAGCTTCTCGACCGGGATGGTGTCGCCCCTGGCATTGCGATGGACGAAGTCGCCCGGCTCCGCCTTCAGGCCGCCCGATCCGAGCGCCTTGCGGAAGAAATCCACGATGTAGTTCTGCCGGCGGAACTCGCCGTCGCTCACCACGCGCAGGCCGGCCGCTTCCTGCCGCGCGACCACTTCGCGGATGGCCTCGTCCTCGATGACGCGCAGTTCGTCGTCCGACAGCAGGCGCTTGCGGCGCTGCTCGCGTGCTTCGATGAGATGGGCGGGCCGCAGCAGGCTGCCGACCTGGTCGGCGCGGAACGGGGGGGCATGCGGCACGGCAATCATCTTCTACCCTTCGTCTTCTCGGTGCGGTTTCACTCGTCGGCAATGTAACCCATGACCGTTCGATACGCAGGCCGTGAGGCGCTAGAATCTCCGCGTCGCAGCAGGCGCCGCAGATGTCGAACCGATCGACGCAGCCGCCTGCGCTGAGGAGGATGAATGACCCCAGCGGTCTCCAGGCAGGGCGCGAACGCCCTGCGCCGCACGCTGCCCGTCGGCGGCACCGAGTACGACTACATCAGCCTGCCGGCGGCCGAAGGCGCGGGCCTGTCCGGCCTCGGGCGCCTGCCGTTCACGATCAAGGTGCTGGTAGAGAACCTGCTGCGCCAGCGCGCCCTCGGCCAGTCCGGTCCCGACGACCTCGACAACCTCGTGCGCTGGCTGGCCCATCGCAACGACGCGCGTGCCGCCGGGCCGGTGGACTGCGAGATCGGCTTCCGTCCCGCGCGCATGATGATGCCCGACTCCTCCGGCATCACCCTGCTAGGCGACATGGCGGCGATGCGCGACGCGATGGTCGACCTCGGCGGTGACCCGCGGCGGATCAATCCGCAGATCCAGCTCGACTTCATCGTCGACCACTCGGTGATGGTGGAGGCGCAGGGGCGCGCGGACGCGCTGGCCTTCAACACGCAGCGCGAGTTCGAGCAGAACCACGAGCGCTACGCGTTCCTGCGCTGGGGCAGCCGCGCGTTCGGCAACCTGCGCGTGTTCCCGCCGGGCTCGGGCATCCTGCACCAGATCAACCTTGAGTATCTCGCCAGCGTGGTGTTCACCGCCGAGGCAGAAGGCCGCACCCTTGCGTACCCGGATTCGCTGATCGCGATGGACAGTCATACCGCGATGACCAATGCGCTTGGCGTCGTCGGCTGGGGTGTCGGCGGGCTCGAGGGCGGCACGGTCGCGCTCGGCGAGCCGATCTCGATCCTCATGCCCGAGGTCGTCGGCTGCCGCCTGGTCGGGCGCCTGCCTGCGGGTGCGACCGCCACCGACCTCGCGCTCACCGTGACGCAGGCGATGCGCCGGCACGGGGTGATCGCGAAGGTGGTGGAGTTCTTCGGCCCGGGCGTCGACACGCTCACGCTGCCGGAGCGGGCGACGTTGTCGAACATGACGCCCGAGTACGGCGCGAACATGGGCTTCTTTCCGGTCGATGCGGAGACGCTCGCCTACCTGTCGCTCACGGGTCGGCCGCCGGCACAGGTGGCGCTGGTCG
Above is a window of Rhodocyclaceae bacterium DNA encoding:
- a CDS encoding AbrB/MazE/SpoVT family DNA-binding domain-containing protein translates to MTQTAKLFTNGRSQAVRLPAAFRFDTKEVFIRRDPVSGDVILSRKPTTWDGFFAAVQATDVPEDFLSEAERAQGSQSPRDPLDGLPA
- a CDS encoding type II toxin-antitoxin system VapC family toxin, giving the protein MLDTSTVSHLLRRHPAVTQRLVAAPITALCISAITQGELLFGLARRPDARALHDAVWQFLRRVDVLPWDAATSEGYGRARAASEGQGRVLASMDLLIGTHALSIGAVLVTSDRAFAQLPGLSIEDWTEQAR
- a CDS encoding ribbon-helix-helix protein, CopG family; the encoded protein is MAQVTLYLDDETDALLARAASASGLSRSRWVAQAIRSHAGDAWPDACRQLAGAFPDFPLQDRGPDTQLPPDVPRIGF
- a CDS encoding type II toxin-antitoxin system VapC family toxin encodes the protein MFALDTNTISYYFRGDPQVVPRMHALPPARIGVPSVVVYELRYGLMRLAPAAAQSRLEALDTFLAALQVLDFDEACAQVAATLRARLEATGQPIGPHDLLIAATALRHGAALVTRNVAEFSRVPGLEVVNWHDGSAL
- a CDS encoding tripartite tricarboxylate transporter substrate binding protein, with amino-acid sequence MKRRDLLAAGAASLIAPWANAQSQAWPTRGPIRLICQFPPGGLVDTVARLIAPHLQQALSQTVLVENRPGAGGLVGTDFAARQNPDGYSLLVSHASVHVYATATRNKMPFDAIADFTHMAMLVEAPMVLLVRPQSPFKTLADYVAAARVKPVRYGSSGIGSANHLFGEMLKIEGNAPMHDHVPYQGSAPALAELLGGQIDSVLDPITTNVDQLKGGSLRALAVSTPARLPGLPDIPTFAEAGFPSLTGSQWLGLSAPKGLPAPIAQRLTTLMPEILARPDIMKRLDDLQTLPRKAPVTGAEFNKLIESQITTWTAVARRAKVEVIG
- a CDS encoding tripartite tricarboxylate transporter substrate binding protein, with the protein product MAPRALLIAATLGAVALASTAAAVAQAYPAKPIRLIIPFPPGGGSDVTGRIVAMAMSERLGTQMVVDNRAGAGGIIGTELAANAARDGYTLLVASLAHVVSPWLYDLKGRFDPIRSFAPVAIVAGSPVVLVVHPGVPARSVAELLALARKNPGKLQYASAGVGSVSHLAAELFNYTAKVDMLHVPYKGAGAATVDVVAGHANLTFGGLLATVPHVRAGRLRALGVASLQRNPILPEVPPIAEAGVPDYETVNWFGLLAPAGTPAAIVERLHREVSAVQELPDIRKQLDNDGATVLRMTPAQFGAYMAADMEKWGRVVKAAGIKAN
- a CDS encoding 5-methyltetrahydropteroyltriglutamate--homocysteine S-methyltransferase; the protein is MIAVPHAPPFRADQVGSLLRPAHLIEAREQRRKRLLSDDELRVIEDEAIREVVARQEAAGLRVVSDGEFRRQNYIVDFFRKALGSGGLKAEPGDFVHRNARGDTIPVEKLVIHKPLRWTGPIFAEHLAFVRSITQCTPKMTVPSPIVLHFMGGNDAILRDAYSSLDGFWADVIEVYRQEFAALHAAGCTYLQIDETSLVKFGDPEIRAVLERRGEDWRKLVETYVEVINAVIATAPAGMTVGIHVCRGNRLGFWQADAGYEFMADQLFRRLDARFYFLEFDSPRAGPIDALKYMPEDKTVALGLVTTKSPDLEQPEMLRARIQEASAFVSLDRLCLSPQCGFSGNVGNTVMTADQQFAKLRLLVETARSVWPDA